A genome region from Bemisia tabaci unplaced genomic scaffold, PGI_BMITA_v3 includes the following:
- the LOC109040910 gene encoding uncharacterized protein isoform X3, which produces MPARIMQSILKGKSHTGKKHTVSFLPEEFEVIGYGGDEYSSDEEDGFFESSNDDCDIIFPDGEDEKELQKLTRINTDFNSVTANLDEKNDKKTKKIQPLELGKPLTDGEGKKQTLLVSVEPFATSQAPPKKKATLIKSAFENEDKNKPVVNNSAPYTNSIASSRKTHLFKLLDTNDAAVTQNNTTVTNRVAENNLTNLILNQALSQKGSEDKVYSSNIEVTSGDVYLEPIPSEEISPPPPAPFNSASTKEQENCTNVEVVPGEPEKPSDVVKMQVMLEDKFPTPPTPPPMQENGGDVVLHPIDVAKTIDENVEDSQTNVHVKSNLRISLDELKESPAAHRGTNRKTQITRGTILTKVHEPIRTKKFLHLSAVDITDDSTHAEKTDKHLLKDNENRLAMYKNEEVKPVDSVVSKNAKNSSDSPKTTLKESFASEVAVTMNGTESTVRENPIQLPLIINSSYSKINAATREKHDEDVRSNHSHVQNGGKPDSLDLSGTNLELESRELAGEPDGRADSDESSETTASPYVSISATSPPANPRSSFLHGFTKDKPKVAVRPTSFSLHHHSEPLTALCEQFVTEQSLSQSLDYLSTESSLKMKRQAPQPPPTPLTEPKVDHDSPDQSPQQQIYSHPQKPKKNSLSDYETKRVSLSHDNLSSDKPIPSPMVEKARKINGAATKMRFTLKKFLRFNSKDEDKPVDDAPPTPLSPKPRPEIIHPIDLNKSGVEVLRGDKTAGINNKASPTIPMDVGTPKKNGAPASGRPSKPPPPPRNPSTTVRPARPPPPETNGTVYANIGEPRQNIAPTKPQRTASIKREHSVDYEPMQNKKLSWYEKENIYEPITVTNGMFDTRLNNNHVKSFEQESKVISKPSEDTVKSNSLRLSTKENSIKVEPPFNVQNSHDSDNDVYYPYCFFSTEDNNEDDHEKRKARLRLRKGRSVVHKSLEDNYGAVIIANHEALAQVLDQLQLNPVVPPHFRSLSASSKIRWSDFSNIDITKRKILADRIFYSAEWNSHPVTLCISQLQHSPCTLPQLYTLSPITEFTDFVSAEYLTTNKILNSEQVAVAVLSSQFFDSLASYCNLKPATQTEKDIGLIVIQLVNVLKCLQTCDQIDISMQELVLCREEEGNVPRLCVAPISTDSPILKEKGKERITLCQAMVAGTEMLLPSSPLSEVLKFVLKDEHASSLSQAKALVEFWLWGPADTSLTEDRQAALQRWLDLERATVLHGLVISRNPQVSLMEHCHLMFLVRTNAKIMADSSYLLETYNKK; this is translated from the exons ATGCCTGCTCGGATTATGCAG aGTATCCTCAAAGGGAAATCGCACACGGGTAAGAAACACACCGTGAGTTTCCTGCCGGAGGAGTTCGAAGTCATCGGCTATGGCGGCGACGAGTACTCGTCGGACGAGGAGGACGGCTTCTTCGAGTCCTCCAACGACGACTGCGACATCATCTTCCCGGACGGCGAAGACGAGAAAGAACTCCAGAAGCTCACAAGGATCAACACCGACTTCAACTCGGTCACGGCCAACCTGGACGAGAAGAACGACAAGAAAACCAAGAAGATCCAACCCCTCGAACTCGGCAAGCCTCTAACGGACGGCGAGGGCAAGAAACAAACCCTCCTCGTTTCCGTGGAGCCTTTCGCCACCTCCCAAGCTCCACCCAAGAAGAAAGCAACCCTAATCAAATCGGCTTTCGAGAACGAAGACAAGAATAAACCGGTCGTCAACAACTCTGCACCGTACACCAACTCGATAGCTTCGTCCAGGAAGACGCATCTGTTCAAATTACTCGACACGAACGACGCCGCTGTGACGCAGAACAACACGACGGTCACGAATCGGGTGGCGGAGAACAACCTCACCAACCTGATTCTGAACCAAGCTCTGAGTCAGAAAGGCAGCGAGGACAAGGTCTATTCGAGCAACATCGAGGTGACCTCCGGAGATGTCTACTTGGAGCCGATACCGAGCGAGGAGATCTCTCCTCCACCGCCGGCGCCCTTCAATTCCGCCTCCACGAAGGAGCAGGAGAACTGCACCAACGTGGAGGTCGTCCCCGGGGAGCCGGAGAAACCCTCGGACGTCGTCAAGATGCAGGTGATGCTGGAGGACAAGTTCCCGACGCCTCCGACGCCACCCCCGATGCAGGAGAACGGGGGAGACGTGGTTCTGCACCCGATCGACGTCGCCAAAACAATCGACGAGAACGTCGAAGATAGTCAAACCAACGTCCATGTCAAAAGCAACCTGCGGATCAGCCTGGACGAGCTCAAGGAGAGCCCCGCGGCGCACCGAGGGACCAACAGGAAGACGCAGATCACCAGAGGCACCATCCTGACCAAGGTCCACGAGCCGATCCGGACCAAGAAGTTCCTCCACCTGTCCGCCGTGGACATCACGGACGACTCAACGCACGCTGAAAAGACTGATAAACATTTGCTCAAGGATAATGAAAATAGACTGGCTATGTACAAAAACGAAGAGGTTAAACCGGTGGACTCGGTGGTGTCGAAGAACGCGAAGAACTCTTCCGACTCGCCGAAGACCACGCTCAAAGAGAGCTTCGCGAGTGAGGTGGCTGTGACTATGAACGGGACGGAGTCGACGGTGCGAGAGAACCCCATCCAACTCCCGCTCATCATCAACTCTAGCTATAGTAAGATCAACGCGGCTACCAGGGAGAAGCATGATGAGGATGTTCGTTCGAACCACTCACACGTGCAGAACGGTGGCAAGCCGGACTCGTTGGATTTGAGTGGGACCAACCTGGAGTTGGAGAGTCGGGAGCTGGCCGGGGAGCCGGACGGAAGGGCGGATTCAGACGAGTCTTCGGAAACGACCGCGTCTCCGTACGTCTCCATTTCGGCCACCTCCCCTCCCGCCAATCCCAGGTCCTCCTTCTTGCACGGTTTCACCAAGGACAAACCGAAGGTGGCCGTCAGACCGACTTCTTTCTCGCTCCACCATCACTCGGAACCCTTGACCGCCCTCTGCGAGCAGTTCGTCACGGAGCAATCG CTCTCTCAATCACTGGACTACCTCTCAACAGAATCATCCTTGAAAATGAAGCGCCAAGCTCCTCAACCTCCCCCAACACCGTTGACAGAGCCCAAAGTAGACCATGATTCTCCTGATCAATCACCACAGCAACAAATATACagccatcctcaaaaaccaaaaaagaacAGTTTGTCTGACTACGAAACAAAGCGAGTCTCCTTGTCTCATGATAATCTATCTTCCGATAAACCTATACCAAGTCCTATGGTTGAAAAGGCAAGAAAGATCAATGGTGCTGCAACCAAAATGCGTTTTACTCTGAAGAAGTTCTTGCGTTTTAACAGCAAAGATGAAGACAAACCAGTGGATGATGCACCTCCAACACCTTTATCACCGAAACCTCGTCCAGAAATCATACACCCTATTGACTTGAACAAATCTGGAGTTGAGGTTCTCAGAGGTGATAAAACAGCCGGAATCAATAACAAAGCTTCACCAACA ATTCCAATGGATGTTGGAACACCAAAGAAAAATGGAGCTCCAGCTTCAG GTCGGCCTTCGAAACCGCCTCCTCCCCCTCGCAATCCATCAACAACAGTCAGACCGGCCCGACCTCCTCCTCCAGAAACAAATGGGACAGTTTATGCTAATATTG gtgAACCTCGCCAAAACATTGCACCAACAAAACCGCAAAGGACTGCCAGTATTAAAAGAGAACACAGTGTGGACTATGAACCaatgcaaaacaaaaaattg TCTTGGTATGAGAAGGAGAATATATACGAGCCAATCACTGTTACGAATGGAATGTTTGACACACGACTGAATAACAATCATGTGAAATCGTTTGAACAAGAATCTAAAGTCATCAGTAAACCATCAGAGGACACGGTGAAAAGTAACTCTCTTCGTCTCAGCACCAAGGAGAACTCTATCAAAGTGGAGCCACCGTTTAATGTGCAAAATTCTCATGACTCGGACAATGATGTTTACTATCCATACTGCTTTTTTTCAACAGAGGAT AATAATGAAGATGACCACGAGAAGAGAAAAGCAAGACTGCGTCTCAGAAAAGGAAGAAGTGTCGTGCACAAAAGCCTTGAAGATAATTATGGCGCTGTGATAATAGCCAATCATGAAGCTCTTGCACAAGTTCTAGATCAG cttcAACTCAATCCTGTTGTACCGCCTCATTTCCGAAGCCTATCGGCTTCAAGTAAGATTCGATGGAGTGACTTTTCAAACATTGATATCACTAAAAGGAAGATCTTGGCTGACCGAATATTTTACTCCGCTGAATGGAATTCTCACCCTGTCACACTATGTATATCACAGCTCCAACACTCGCCATGTACCTTACCGCAACTCTACACCTTATCACCAATAACTGAGTTCACTGATTTTGTATCTGCAGAGTATCTGACCACCAACAAAATCCTGAACTCCGAGCAAG TGGCCGTTGCTGTCCTGAGCTCTCAATTCTTTGACTCTCTGGCAAGCTACTGCAACTTGAAGCCAGCAACTCAAACTGAAAAGGATATTGGCTTAATAGTGATTCAACTAGTGAACGTTCTCAAGTGTCTCCAAACCTGCGACCAAATAGACATTTCCATGCAAGAACTTGTTTTGTGCAGAGAAGAAGAGGGGAATGTACCAAGGCTTTGTGTAGCACCGATTTCCACTGACTCACCGATCCTCAAAGAAAAG GGGAAAGAACGCATAACTTTGTGCCAAGCAATGGTTGCTGGGACTGAAATGTTGTTACCATCATCTCCACTGTCAGAAGTGCTGAAGTTTGTCTTGAAAGATGAACATGCTTCTTCCCTATCACAAGCAAAAGCTCTAGTCGAATTTTGGTTGTGGGGTCCTGCAGATACATCTCTAACAGAAGATCGCCAAGCGGCTTTGCAAAG atggcTTGACTTGGAGCGAGCGACAGTCTTACATGGTTTGGTAATTTCTCGAAATCCTCAAGTTTCTCTGATGGAACACTGCCATCTCATGTTCCTGGTTCGAACTAATGCAAAAATAATGGCAGATTCTTCTTACTTGTTGGAGACGTACAACAAGAAGTAA